In Gimesia benthica, a single window of DNA contains:
- a CDS encoding DUF2141 domain-containing protein, with protein sequence MQTQLFNHSFNLTILMTCLLGQTSYAEENQSSLAVELSSVPTEGAIITVILFKDPKAFTPKMATSDRNKWRGYHSVIDRRSRAGKSVVTFDELVPGDYSVFVYCDLNSNKKLDTKFPGIPVEPIGTSNNIVPPRQRPAWDNTKIRLAPGKNVTKIKLVSVSR encoded by the coding sequence ATGCAAACCCAATTATTTAATCACTCATTTAATTTAACTATTCTCATGACATGTTTGCTGGGTCAAACAAGCTATGCAGAGGAGAACCAGTCGAGTCTTGCAGTTGAGCTGAGCAGCGTTCCCACAGAAGGTGCAATTATCACTGTCATTCTTTTCAAGGATCCCAAAGCCTTCACTCCTAAGATGGCCACATCCGATCGAAATAAATGGAGGGGATATCACTCAGTTATTGACAGAAGATCACGTGCTGGTAAATCCGTCGTAACGTTTGATGAACTTGTTCCCGGTGATTATTCAGTATTCGTCTATTGTGATCTCAATTCAAATAAGAAGCTGGATACAAAGTTTCCAGGTATCCCAGTTGAACCAATTGGAACATCAAATAATATCGTGCCACCTAGGCAACGACCTGCTTGGGATAATACCAAGATTCGATTGGCACCAGGGAAAAATGTCACGAAGATAAAGTTAGTCTCAGTCTCACGCTAA
- a CDS encoding DUF542 domain-containing protein, giving the protein MTLRDRVGDGISNHPAISRIIEQHLIEYYCRGERSLKEACRSAQVDTETIPTAKAPMAGHHIQ; this is encoded by the coding sequence ATGACTCTGAGAGATAGAGTAGGAGACGGGATATCCAATCATCCTGCAATTTCACGCATCATTGAGCAACATTTGATCGAATACTACTGTCGTGGAGAACGCTCACTGAAAGAGGCTTGCAGGTCGGCACAGGTTGATACGGAAACGATTCCCACTGCGAAGGCACCAATGGCCGGCCACCACATCCAGTGA
- a CDS encoding ABC transporter permease codes for MNLATRDIRHNLGRFALTTLGVGMLLMVVMGMGGIYRGIVEDATLLIDKIGADLWIVQKHTRGPFAELSQVPSNLTQRALSVPGVLSTRDFIYHTIQRVKNDKPLRIAVLGLSWPTDKGEWIPLKSGRPLGQNHFEMIADESLGLQLGETVKLGKDYYLVVGISQSMISSNGDGIGFFTVADAQTIQSDAVGEAVRLERASRKARGERSEMGLQQPSNLDLAERPSTELPAISRPQLTAVMVTLAPGADLDQITRIFSGWGDVSVFTKAGQRELLLKGSVEKIRRQIGLFKILLTVIAAVIMALILYTLTLDKLHSIALLKLIGAPNSVILGLIMQQALVLGVLGFGIAYLLGKQIFPLFPRRVILVESDLYQLGVIVLVISIASSLLGIWKAMRVSPNEALS; via the coding sequence ATGAATCTAGCCACACGGGATATTCGACATAATCTCGGTCGTTTCGCTCTGACAACGCTTGGAGTTGGTATGCTTCTAATGGTTGTCATGGGTATGGGAGGGATCTATCGTGGAATCGTAGAAGATGCGACCCTTCTCATTGATAAGATTGGAGCTGATCTCTGGATTGTGCAGAAACATACAAGAGGTCCGTTCGCAGAACTTTCTCAAGTCCCATCAAATCTTACCCAACGCGCATTATCAGTCCCTGGCGTTCTATCGACCAGAGATTTCATTTACCACACAATTCAGCGCGTAAAAAATGACAAACCATTGCGAATCGCTGTATTAGGATTAAGTTGGCCTACAGACAAGGGTGAATGGATTCCACTGAAATCAGGACGCCCACTGGGCCAGAATCATTTTGAGATGATTGCAGACGAGTCGCTCGGTCTTCAACTAGGAGAGACGGTCAAGCTCGGAAAAGATTATTATTTAGTTGTTGGTATTTCACAAAGTATGATCAGTTCCAATGGGGACGGTATCGGATTTTTCACCGTTGCAGATGCGCAGACGATTCAGTCTGATGCAGTAGGAGAAGCTGTCCGACTGGAGAGGGCTTCTCGAAAAGCACGTGGTGAACGAAGCGAAATGGGACTTCAGCAACCATCAAATCTGGATCTGGCAGAAAGACCTTCAACTGAACTACCAGCGATTTCTCGACCTCAGCTAACGGCGGTCATGGTAACCCTCGCTCCTGGGGCAGATCTGGATCAAATCACTAGAATATTTTCCGGTTGGGGAGACGTTTCAGTTTTCACTAAAGCAGGTCAAAGAGAACTGCTCTTGAAGGGGAGCGTCGAAAAAATTCGACGCCAGATTGGACTCTTTAAGATTCTTCTAACAGTTATAGCAGCAGTCATTATGGCGTTGATTCTTTATACATTAACGCTGGATAAGCTGCATTCGATTGCATTATTAAAATTGATCGGCGCTCCCAATAGCGTTATTTTGGGCTTGATCATGCAACAAGCTCTAGTGCTTGGAGTGCTCGGCTTTGGGATAGCTTATCTCTTGGGAAAGCAAATTTTTCCCCTATTTCCCCGTCGTGTAATTCTTGTTGAATCGGACTTATATCAACTAGGAGTTATTGTGCTCGTTATTTCTATTGCGTCGAGCCTTTTGGGGATTTGGAAAGCAATGCGTGTTTCTCCTAACGAAGCTCTGTCTTAG
- a CDS encoding ABC transporter ATP-binding protein: MDNYFAIEAIDLTKVYGSGNTEVIAMKNASLQLKRGEIAALLGPSGSGKSTFLTAVGLINPPTSGTIIIGGQLVMEGQQSQTNLRSFRRQHIGYVFQKSNLIPFLTALENVQISLELNGNSKRESQDKAQQLLDELGIGERSDNLPSMLSGGQQQRVAVARALANQPNVILADEPTAALDSKRGRQVMELFAQVAHTRGAGVIVVTHDHRALDVFDTIYEMEDGMMHQEL, encoded by the coding sequence ATGGATAATTATTTTGCAATTGAAGCAATCGACCTGACGAAAGTTTACGGTAGTGGTAATACCGAAGTGATCGCCATGAAAAATGCATCACTTCAGTTGAAGCGTGGTGAAATTGCCGCCTTGCTAGGCCCTAGTGGCTCTGGTAAATCCACTTTTCTTACTGCTGTTGGACTGATCAACCCTCCTACCTCAGGGACTATCATTATTGGAGGGCAGTTAGTCATGGAAGGTCAGCAAAGCCAAACTAATCTTCGTTCATTTCGGCGCCAGCATATAGGATATGTTTTTCAGAAATCAAATTTAATTCCGTTTTTAACCGCTCTTGAAAATGTGCAAATCTCCCTGGAGCTCAATGGTAACTCTAAACGAGAATCTCAAGACAAAGCTCAGCAATTACTAGATGAACTCGGAATTGGAGAACGTTCAGACAATCTGCCTTCGATGCTTTCAGGAGGACAACAGCAGCGAGTTGCTGTTGCGCGAGCTCTTGCAAATCAACCCAATGTGATACTGGCAGATGAACCTACTGCAGCACTGGACAGTAAGCGAGGAAGACAAGTGATGGAATTATTCGCACAAGTGGCTCACACTCGAGGGGCTGGGGTAATTGTTGTAACACACGATCATAGAGCTTTGGACGTTTTTGACACAATATATGAAATGGAAGACGGGATGATGCATCAGGAGTTGTGA
- a CDS encoding efflux RND transporter periplasmic adaptor subunit, which produces MKNNRKRINIWSRRLLKISLIILTIVGLIFWLRYSPVTVIEHQISRGPMISEVLGTGTLEARVSTRISPKISGRIKDILVDQGDRVQKGELLVRLDDDELKQQVAIAQAQVEASAAAIDRLKTDRDRSNAVFEQATKSHSRIASLFEKSAASQAEVDQSAEALAIAIAGVSQSEAAIIEGKKELITAEKTLAYQRARLQDAEIKAPFGGIVVKRTREPGDVAVPGSTILSVIATDELWISAWVDETEIAHLSSEQPARVLFRSEPHQTYAGKVTRLGLEADRETREFIVDVGVLELPHNWAVGQRAEVYIKTAEKKNVIQLPTRFLKRVGGEDGVYINRNGIAFWQPVEVGLRNRDAVEVLSGVKTGDSVVAATDLKTGLKNNRRIITP; this is translated from the coding sequence ATGAAAAATAACCGGAAACGTATCAATATATGGAGCAGGCGATTACTAAAAATATCGCTCATTATTCTGACGATAGTGGGGCTGATTTTCTGGCTAAGGTATTCTCCTGTAACAGTAATAGAACATCAGATTTCTAGGGGACCAATGATTTCGGAAGTTCTTGGAACAGGGACTCTGGAAGCGCGTGTTTCCACAAGGATTAGTCCTAAGATTTCAGGGAGAATAAAAGATATCTTAGTCGATCAGGGAGATCGCGTGCAGAAAGGCGAGCTTCTTGTACGACTGGATGACGATGAGTTAAAACAACAAGTGGCTATAGCACAAGCGCAGGTCGAAGCAAGTGCGGCTGCCATTGATCGACTTAAGACAGATCGAGATCGCTCTAATGCAGTATTCGAACAGGCAACTAAAAGCCATAGTCGCATTGCATCCTTATTCGAGAAGAGTGCAGCAAGCCAGGCTGAGGTAGATCAATCTGCTGAAGCATTAGCAATTGCTATCGCTGGAGTGTCTCAATCAGAGGCTGCGATCATCGAAGGGAAAAAAGAACTAATTACTGCAGAGAAAACGTTAGCGTATCAGAGAGCAAGACTACAAGATGCGGAAATAAAAGCTCCATTTGGTGGAATCGTCGTCAAACGTACTCGAGAACCTGGAGACGTGGCTGTCCCTGGGAGTACTATCTTAAGTGTCATCGCCACCGATGAATTGTGGATCAGTGCATGGGTAGACGAGACAGAAATTGCTCACCTCTCATCCGAGCAACCAGCAAGAGTATTATTCCGATCAGAACCACATCAGACCTATGCAGGAAAGGTCACGCGTTTAGGCCTAGAAGCAGACCGTGAGACAAGAGAATTCATTGTAGATGTTGGAGTTCTTGAGCTACCTCATAATTGGGCTGTTGGTCAGCGTGCCGAAGTCTATATTAAAACGGCTGAAAAGAAAAACGTGATCCAGCTTCCAACCAGATTTCTGAAGAGGGTAGGAGGTGAAGATGGAGTCTATATCAATAGAAATGGTATTGCCTTCTGGCAACCAGTAGAAGTGGGACTACGCAATCGGGATGCAGTGGAAGTCCTGAGTGGGGTGAAAACCGGAGACAGTGTTGTCGCTGCAACGGATCTTAAAACTGGTTTAAAAAATAATCGTAGAATCATAACACCATGA
- a CDS encoding TetR/AcrR family transcriptional regulator gives MKKGKQEIIPAKKEGGVSSTRQKILEVAGQVFAEKGFDRATSKEITELANTNAASVNYYFGGLEELYKAVLHEAGSRLITTDTIRSVIEEKSNPQAKLYAFMGIFVQALASPISSSWVLRVISRELVHPTSVAAPFKGKERVERIFIIKNIVSELMGLPANHPAVERGCLSIISPCFMLLICDRPSLQEMFPNLGFTQKDAPALVKHLTDYALAGIASIANDIESK, from the coding sequence ATGAAGAAAGGCAAACAAGAAATTATTCCAGCGAAAAAGGAAGGAGGAGTGTCATCCACTCGCCAGAAAATACTGGAAGTTGCTGGGCAAGTGTTTGCTGAAAAGGGATTTGACCGGGCAACCAGTAAGGAGATTACGGAATTGGCAAACACGAATGCGGCTTCTGTAAACTACTATTTTGGAGGTCTGGAAGAACTATATAAGGCTGTTCTTCATGAAGCAGGATCTAGACTAATTACGACTGATACTATTAGAAGTGTCATTGAAGAAAAATCTAACCCACAGGCAAAGTTATATGCGTTCATGGGAATTTTTGTCCAAGCTTTAGCCAGTCCGATTTCTTCCTCTTGGGTATTACGCGTCATTAGCCGAGAACTTGTCCATCCAACTTCAGTTGCTGCACCTTTTAAAGGAAAAGAGAGAGTTGAGAGAATATTTATCATAAAAAACATTGTTAGCGAATTAATGGGATTGCCAGCGAATCACCCAGCAGTGGAACGAGGATGCTTAAGTATCATCAGTCCGTGTTTTATGTTACTTATTTGTGATCGCCCTTCGCTCCAAGAGATGTTCCCCAACCTAGGATTCACTCAAAAAGATGCTCCGGCTCTGGTTAAACATCTGACGGATTACGCACTCGCTGGAATTGCTTCGATTGCAAATGATATAGAATCAAAGTAG